A window of the Streptomyces sp. NBC_00454 genome harbors these coding sequences:
- a CDS encoding 3-oxoacyl-ACP reductase produces MSLPLEGLAAIVTGAGRGLGRAEALELARLGASVVVNDFGQPGRDGSGEASAAPAEEVAAEIRAAGGQAVAHLGDVADFEQARELVELAVASFGKLDILVNNAGILRDRMVFSMSEAEWDSVIRVHLKGHFNTTHFASVHWRERSKAAGGPVYGRIINTSSEAFLGGSAGQPNYAAAKGGIVGLTTSTALALGKYGVTANAICPRARTRMTEDVFAGFQVPEEGKLDALAPEHVSPLVGYLASPASAKANGQLFVVHGGIVVVMERPKVAAKFDTGKESFSYEELDGLLTPHYESRPANETFAAAEVLGLKHDG; encoded by the coding sequence ATGTCACTGCCACTTGAGGGACTCGCCGCCATCGTCACCGGGGCCGGGCGCGGCCTCGGCCGGGCGGAGGCGCTCGAACTCGCCCGGCTCGGCGCGAGCGTGGTCGTCAACGACTTCGGCCAGCCGGGCCGCGACGGATCCGGGGAGGCCTCGGCCGCCCCGGCGGAGGAGGTCGCCGCGGAAATCCGCGCGGCGGGCGGGCAGGCGGTGGCGCACCTCGGCGACGTGGCCGACTTCGAGCAGGCGCGCGAGCTGGTCGAGCTGGCGGTCGCCAGCTTCGGCAAGCTCGACATCCTGGTCAACAACGCGGGCATCCTGCGCGACCGGATGGTCTTCTCGATGTCGGAGGCGGAGTGGGACTCGGTCATCAGGGTCCACCTCAAGGGCCACTTCAACACCACGCACTTCGCCTCCGTGCACTGGCGTGAGCGCTCCAAGGCGGCGGGCGGCCCCGTCTACGGCCGGATCATCAACACCTCCTCCGAGGCCTTCCTCGGCGGCTCGGCCGGCCAGCCCAACTACGCGGCGGCCAAGGGCGGCATCGTGGGCCTGACCACCTCGACCGCCCTGGCGCTGGGCAAGTACGGGGTCACGGCCAACGCCATCTGCCCGCGCGCCCGTACCCGTATGACCGAGGACGTCTTCGCGGGCTTCCAGGTCCCGGAGGAGGGCAAGCTCGACGCCCTCGCCCCCGAGCACGTCTCCCCGCTCGTCGGCTACCTGGCCTCACCGGCCTCGGCCAAGGCCAACGGGCAGCTCTTCGTGGTCCACGGCGGCATCGTGGTCGTCATGGAACGGCCCAAGGTGGCGGCGAAGTTCGACACCGGCAAGGAGTCCTTCTCCTACGAGGAGCTCGACGGGCTCCTGACTCCGCACTACGAGTCCCGCCCGGCGAACGAGACCTTCGCCGCGGCGGAGGTCCTCGGCCTCAAGCACGACGGCTGA
- a CDS encoding Zn-dependent alcohol dehydrogenase gives MRAALQSEIGQDKLEVVDDMEAVGFGPGKVKIRIKATGLCHSDLSAMSGVLPQPAPFIPGHEGSGVITDVGDGVTSHKIGDRVLVCWLPPCGHCPSCKRGQGHLCLEAFGNVATPNFKRGDSSIFGFAGTGTFAEEMVVPAGCAVPIPEDVPFDIAALIGCGVTTGLGAAINTAKVEAGSSVAVIGCGGVGISVIQGAKVQGAAQIIAVDPVASRREAALRFGATEAVSPEEFADAKNRITAGEGFDYVFEVVGKSATTKTAYDMTRRGGSVVVVGAGALDDNYSINMFSLFFDEKKILPSMYGGGDVLRSYERTIALWRAGRVDLAGLITHRVQLAEINDALDQMRTGVALRTCIEL, from the coding sequence GTGCGCGCAGCACTGCAGAGCGAGATAGGCCAGGACAAGCTCGAGGTCGTCGACGACATGGAGGCCGTGGGCTTCGGCCCCGGCAAGGTCAAGATCCGCATCAAGGCCACCGGCCTGTGCCACTCCGACCTCTCCGCCATGAGCGGCGTCCTGCCGCAGCCCGCCCCCTTCATCCCGGGCCACGAGGGCTCCGGCGTGATCACGGACGTGGGCGACGGGGTCACCAGCCACAAGATCGGCGACCGGGTGCTGGTCTGCTGGCTGCCGCCGTGCGGCCACTGTCCCTCCTGCAAGCGCGGCCAGGGCCACCTGTGCCTGGAGGCCTTCGGCAACGTGGCCACCCCCAACTTCAAGCGGGGCGACAGCAGCATCTTCGGCTTCGCCGGCACCGGCACCTTCGCCGAGGAGATGGTGGTCCCGGCGGGCTGCGCCGTCCCCATCCCCGAGGACGTGCCCTTCGACATCGCCGCCCTGATCGGCTGCGGGGTCACCACCGGGCTCGGCGCCGCCATCAACACCGCCAAGGTGGAGGCCGGTTCCTCGGTCGCCGTCATCGGCTGCGGCGGAGTCGGCATCTCCGTCATCCAGGGCGCCAAGGTGCAGGGCGCGGCGCAGATCATCGCCGTCGACCCGGTCGCCTCCCGGCGCGAGGCGGCGCTGCGCTTCGGCGCCACCGAGGCGGTCTCCCCGGAGGAGTTCGCCGACGCCAAGAACCGGATCACGGCGGGCGAGGGCTTCGACTACGTCTTCGAGGTCGTCGGCAAGTCCGCCACCACGAAGACCGCGTACGACATGACCCGCCGCGGCGGCTCCGTCGTCGTGGTCGGCGCGGGCGCGCTCGACGACAACTACTCCATCAACATGTTCTCGCTGTTCTTCGACGAGAAGAAGATCCTGCCGTCCATGTACGGCGGCGGCGACGTCCTGCGCTCCTACGAGCGCACCATCGCGCTGTGGCGGGCCGGCCGGGTGGACCTGGCGGGCCTGATCACGCACCGGGTGCAGCTCGCGGAGATCAACGACGCGCTCGACCAGATGCGTACGGGCGTCGCCCTGCGCACCTGCATCGAACTCTGA
- a CDS encoding MaoC/PaaZ C-terminal domain-containing protein codes for MPIDAAKALAADPRQGEIAWDHKDIQLYHLGLGAGTRPDKPGAATDPDELRYTLESKLHVLPSFATVAGAGMAMMGGLAAPGIEVNLAHVLHGGQSIELHRPIPVKGEATSSAKVAALYDKGKAAVIVLRTEVADADGPLWTSDAQIFVRGEGGFGGDRGPSVKTEAPERAPDRIEERKIREEQALLYRLSGDWNPLHADPEFAKMAGFDQPILHGLCSYGMTLKAVVDTVLDGDVSRVRAYRTRFAGIVFPGETLRIRMWQEPGRVLVSVSAADREDAPVLADTVVEHA; via the coding sequence ATGCCGATCGATGCCGCCAAGGCCCTCGCCGCAGATCCCCGTCAGGGGGAGATCGCCTGGGACCACAAGGACATCCAGCTCTACCACCTCGGACTCGGCGCGGGCACCCGCCCCGACAAGCCGGGCGCGGCCACCGACCCGGACGAGCTGCGCTACACCCTGGAGTCCAAGCTCCACGTACTCCCCAGCTTCGCGACCGTCGCCGGCGCCGGCATGGCCATGATGGGCGGCCTCGCGGCCCCCGGCATCGAGGTCAACCTCGCCCACGTGCTGCACGGCGGCCAGTCCATCGAGCTGCACCGGCCCATCCCCGTCAAGGGCGAGGCCACCTCCTCCGCCAAGGTCGCCGCCCTCTACGACAAGGGCAAGGCGGCCGTGATCGTGCTGCGCACCGAGGTCGCGGACGCCGACGGCCCGCTGTGGACCTCGGACGCGCAGATCTTCGTACGCGGTGAAGGCGGCTTCGGCGGCGACCGCGGCCCCTCCGTGAAGACCGAGGCGCCCGAGCGGGCGCCCGACCGGATCGAGGAGCGCAAGATCCGCGAGGAGCAGGCGCTGCTGTACCGCCTCTCCGGCGACTGGAACCCGCTGCACGCGGACCCCGAGTTCGCCAAGATGGCCGGCTTCGACCAGCCGATCCTGCACGGCCTGTGCTCGTACGGGATGACCCTCAAAGCCGTGGTCGACACCGTGCTGGACGGGGACGTCTCCCGCGTCCGCGCCTACCGCACGCGCTTCGCCGGGATCGTCTTCCCCGGCGAGACCCTGCGCATCCGGATGTGGCAGGAGCCCGGCCGCGTCCTCGTCTCGGTGAGCGCCGCCGACCGGGAGGACGCCCCGGTCCTCGCCGACACCGTCGTCGAACACGCCTAG
- a CDS encoding DNA-binding response regulator, translating into MPVSQRPARSLRVLLAPPNPALAVLLGLQPDIEVVASALARPAVALTESVDSVPELLADDPECRILVLTGSAHPGLAEAALAAGAAGLVLRDGPVEDLADSIRRASRGETVVDPALTGP; encoded by the coding sequence ATGCCCGTTTCCCAGCGCCCCGCCCGATCCCTGCGGGTGCTTTTGGCACCGCCGAATCCGGCGCTGGCGGTCCTGCTCGGACTCCAGCCGGACATCGAGGTGGTGGCGTCCGCGCTCGCGCGCCCGGCGGTGGCGCTGACCGAGTCCGTGGACTCCGTCCCCGAGCTCCTGGCGGACGACCCGGAGTGCCGGATCCTGGTCCTGACGGGCTCTGCGCATCCTGGGCTGGCGGAGGCCGCGCTCGCCGCGGGCGCGGCGGGTCTGGTCCTGCGGGACGGCCCGGTGGAGGACCTGGCGGACTCCATCCGCCGGGCCTCCCGGGGCGAGACGGTCGTCGACCCGGCTCTGACGGGCCCGTAG
- a CDS encoding lipid-transfer protein has translation MKSYIVGVGMTKFEKPESRDWQYWDMAKEAGSAALADAGVAYDLVEQVPVGYCFQASTAGQRAAYELGLSGVPVYNVNNNCATGSTALMMARQFVEGGLNDCVLALGFEKMKKGALGGGSDGGDFKTSPVARHYGIMAAGHGFEMSPPTAQIFGNAAREHMKLYGTTAAQLAAVGAKNHRHSANNPNAQFQDVYTVEEILAAKTIHEPLTKLQCSPTSDGAAAALVVSERFVERHGLGDKAVEIVAQAMTTDTEASFSSGTCIDAVGKPMTAAAARQVFAASGLGIEEVDVIELHDCFSINELLTYEALGMCEDGASGTLVESGATTYGGRWVVNPSGGLISKGHPLGATGLAQAAELVWQLRGQAGARQVDGARVALAHNIGLGGAAVVTLLRK, from the coding sequence ATGAAGTCGTACATCGTGGGCGTCGGCATGACGAAATTCGAGAAGCCCGAGTCGAGGGACTGGCAGTACTGGGACATGGCGAAGGAAGCCGGGTCGGCCGCGCTCGCCGACGCGGGCGTGGCCTACGACCTGGTGGAGCAGGTGCCGGTGGGCTACTGCTTCCAGGCCTCCACGGCCGGCCAGCGGGCCGCGTACGAACTGGGCCTGAGCGGGGTGCCCGTCTACAACGTCAACAACAACTGCGCGACCGGCTCCACGGCGCTGATGATGGCGCGCCAGTTCGTGGAGGGCGGCCTCAACGACTGCGTGCTCGCGCTCGGCTTCGAGAAGATGAAGAAGGGCGCCCTGGGCGGCGGTTCGGACGGCGGCGACTTCAAGACCTCGCCGGTGGCCCGGCACTACGGGATCATGGCGGCCGGGCACGGCTTCGAGATGTCCCCGCCGACCGCGCAGATCTTCGGCAACGCGGCGCGGGAACACATGAAGCTGTACGGGACCACGGCCGCGCAGCTGGCGGCGGTCGGCGCGAAGAACCACCGTCACTCGGCGAACAACCCGAACGCGCAGTTCCAGGACGTGTACACGGTCGAGGAGATCCTGGCCGCGAAGACCATCCACGAACCGCTGACCAAGCTCCAGTGCTCGCCCACCTCGGACGGGGCGGCGGCCGCGCTCGTGGTCTCGGAACGGTTCGTGGAGCGCCACGGGCTCGGGGACAAGGCCGTGGAGATCGTCGCGCAGGCGATGACCACGGACACGGAGGCCTCGTTCTCCTCCGGCACCTGCATCGACGCCGTCGGCAAGCCGATGACGGCGGCCGCCGCCCGCCAGGTGTTCGCCGCCTCGGGCCTGGGCATCGAGGAGGTGGACGTGATCGAGCTCCACGACTGCTTCTCGATCAACGAGCTGCTGACCTACGAGGCGCTGGGCATGTGCGAGGACGGCGCGTCCGGCACGCTGGTGGAGAGCGGAGCCACGACCTACGGCGGCCGCTGGGTGGTCAACCCCTCGGGCGGGCTCATCTCCAAGGGCCACCCCCTGGGCGCGACGGGCCTGGCCCAGGCGGCGGAACTGGTGTGGCAGCTGCGCGGCCAGGCCGGAGCCCGGCAGGTCGACGGGGCCAGGGTTGCGCTGGCGCACAACATCGGCCTGGGGGGCGCGGCGGTGGTCACGCTGCTCCGGAAGTAG
- a CDS encoding acyl-CoA dehydrogenase, with translation MGIGITQEQRALAEAVRGWVARTVPPEEVRKLLDTPPQTGSRPAYWDGLLASGLLEPHLEGGTLLDLAVAVEEAARAALPGAYLPSALASVLLDRAGAEPLGGRVGAVALGSGDLTAVAVEGGYLLDGIAPPVLGAGEADLVLLAAETAHGTRWFAVDSVALDIRTHESADPTRPTAEVQARGVTAGPGRLLELDAALVRDFACVLFAADACGTAAWALHTAAEYAKVREQFGRPIGQFQGIKHLCADMLVRLEQARALVWDAAQAMREPAEVRSLVAALAAGTALDAAYSCAKDCIQVLGGIGFTWEHDAHIYLRRALVARQLLGSGDGHRTRAVRLAAAGARRELRLELPARAEKHRAKARTVIEDARGLDPAAARRILAPTGYAAPYLPPPYGLGAGPVEQLVVQQELKAAGVKVADLGIATWVVPSLLAYGTPEQRERYLLPTLRGDVTWCQLFSEPGAGSDLASLRTRAERAASGDGSWIINGQKVWTSSAQSADYGILLARTDPDAPKHKGLGYFIVDMKTPGIDIRPLKEITGEALFNEVYFDDVPLPADALVGAADGGWKVARNTLGNERVHMADQMTFDTGLEALLARSGDLDGGYRVRIGALAAEAHALACIGLRTTLQQVSGLEPGAGASVRKLVQTPHQQRTAELTLELLGPAGAVSEAVGKRAVHGMLMSRCLTIAGGTTQVQLNVVAERILGLPRD, from the coding sequence ATGGGCATCGGAATCACACAGGAACAGCGGGCGTTGGCCGAAGCCGTGCGCGGCTGGGTCGCGCGGACCGTGCCGCCCGAGGAGGTGCGCAAGCTCCTCGACACCCCGCCGCAGACGGGCTCCCGGCCCGCCTACTGGGACGGGCTGCTCGCCTCCGGGCTGCTGGAGCCGCACCTGGAGGGCGGCACCCTGCTCGACCTGGCCGTCGCCGTCGAGGAGGCCGCCCGGGCGGCGCTGCCCGGGGCGTACCTGCCGAGCGCGCTGGCCTCCGTACTCCTGGACCGGGCCGGGGCCGAACCCCTCGGAGGGCGGGTCGGAGCCGTCGCGCTCGGGTCCGGGGACCTGACCGCCGTGGCCGTGGAGGGCGGGTACCTGCTCGACGGGATCGCGCCGCCCGTGCTCGGCGCGGGCGAGGCCGACCTCGTCCTGCTCGCCGCCGAAACCGCGCACGGGACCCGCTGGTTCGCCGTCGACTCCGTCGCGCTGGACATCCGCACCCACGAGAGCGCCGACCCGACCCGGCCCACCGCCGAGGTCCAGGCCCGCGGGGTCACCGCCGGGCCCGGCCGGCTGCTGGAGCTCGACGCCGCGCTCGTACGGGACTTCGCCTGCGTGCTCTTCGCCGCCGACGCCTGCGGCACCGCCGCCTGGGCGCTGCACACCGCCGCCGAGTACGCCAAGGTCCGCGAGCAGTTCGGGCGGCCCATCGGCCAGTTCCAGGGGATCAAGCACCTGTGCGCCGACATGCTGGTGCGCCTGGAGCAGGCGCGGGCACTGGTCTGGGACGCCGCGCAGGCGATGCGGGAGCCGGCCGAAGTGCGCTCGCTGGTCGCCGCGCTGGCCGCCGGAACCGCGCTGGACGCCGCCTACTCCTGCGCCAAGGACTGCATCCAGGTGCTGGGCGGGATCGGCTTCACCTGGGAACACGACGCCCACATCTACCTGCGGCGGGCACTCGTAGCCCGCCAGCTGCTCGGATCCGGGGACGGGCACCGGACGCGAGCCGTGCGGCTCGCGGCGGCCGGAGCGCGGCGCGAGCTGCGCCTGGAACTGCCCGCGCGGGCCGAGAAGCACCGCGCGAAGGCCCGTACCGTCATCGAGGACGCGCGCGGCCTCGACCCGGCCGCCGCCCGCCGGATCCTGGCACCCACCGGATACGCGGCCCCCTACCTGCCGCCCCCGTACGGACTCGGCGCCGGGCCCGTCGAACAGCTCGTCGTGCAACAGGAGCTCAAAGCAGCCGGAGTCAAGGTCGCCGACCTCGGGATCGCCACCTGGGTCGTACCCTCCCTGCTGGCCTACGGGACCCCCGAGCAGCGGGAGCGCTACCTGCTCCCGACGCTGCGCGGGGACGTCACCTGGTGCCAGCTCTTCTCCGAACCGGGAGCGGGCTCCGACCTCGCCTCGCTGCGCACCAGAGCGGAACGGGCAGCTTCGGGCGACGGCTCCTGGATCATCAACGGCCAGAAGGTGTGGACGAGTTCCGCGCAGAGCGCCGACTACGGGATCCTGCTCGCCCGGACCGACCCGGACGCGCCCAAGCACAAGGGGCTCGGCTACTTCATCGTGGACATGAAGACCCCCGGCATCGACATCCGGCCGCTCAAGGAGATCACCGGCGAAGCCCTCTTCAACGAGGTCTACTTCGACGACGTGCCGCTCCCCGCCGACGCGCTGGTCGGGGCCGCCGACGGCGGCTGGAAGGTCGCCCGCAATACCCTCGGCAACGAACGCGTCCACATGGCCGACCAGATGACCTTCGACACCGGCCTGGAAGCGCTGCTCGCGCGCTCGGGCGACCTCGACGGCGGGTACCGGGTGCGGATCGGAGCGCTGGCCGCCGAGGCGCACGCACTGGCCTGCATCGGGCTGCGCACCACCCTCCAGCAGGTCTCCGGCCTGGAGCCGGGCGCGGGTGCGTCCGTGCGCAAGCTCGTCCAGACCCCGCACCAGCAGCGGACCGCCGAGCTCACGCTGGAACTGCTCGGCCCGGCGGGAGCGGTGAGCGAGGCGGTGGGGAAGCGGGCCGTCCACGGGATGCTCATGTCCCGCTGCCTGACCATCGCCGGAGGTACCACGCAGGTCCAGCTCAACGTCGTCGCCGAGCGCATTCTCGGCCTTCCCAGGGACTGA
- a CDS encoding serine/threonine protein kinase yields the protein MGSGLSDDDNIDGGIKPLAASDPTRIGPYLLLGRLGAGGMGRVFLARSEGGRTVAVKVVHEEHVSNEQFRARFRREIDAARKVGERYTAPVLDADPDADRPWVATGYVPGLSLEQIVRRHGPLPVDSVHALADGLLHALADIHSAGIVHRDLKPSNVMLTVEGTRVIDFGISRALETSVESLLTSTGLVVGSPGFMSPEQVRGQRAGAKSDVFTLGCVLVYAATGELPFGHGASNQHAVMFQIVEGEPALEKVEDEALRAFIGRCLTKSVDERPGVDELLEDPERVRPKKLGGAWLPPKVVARLAQQAARLLDAEAEPAREPAPEGGSGRTDRATLDLRAKDGAAGAVAVPVADPATDPVVGPAAGGATSGSERQARRRRWTVAVPAVLVFTVGGGTVALIQPFGGGDAKGQQASPPASTAPVTPGGGSPSAVGGSPAPGSQSPPAPTDPAQAGQVGGAADAGGGAGTPGGAGTPGGAAGAGGAGAGGGASKGGGAVAGGSGTGSTPGGSGSPSGSGSPSGSGSPSGGGSPSGGSSGGDAVPSYFAGTWTYKADFNIGQPETVIITRSGAVRLISDTMGHCEYMAKVVSVGSGGSRINISSAALDQSKSNGQFCGTLDASFFTKSEPIGIQHNVGPSHGDGYYYER from the coding sequence ATGGGCAGCGGACTGAGCGACGACGACAACATCGACGGCGGCATAAAGCCGCTCGCGGCGAGCGATCCGACCCGGATCGGGCCGTACCTGCTGCTCGGGCGGCTCGGCGCCGGGGGCATGGGGCGGGTGTTCCTGGCCCGGTCCGAGGGCGGGCGGACGGTCGCCGTGAAGGTGGTGCACGAGGAGCACGTCTCGAACGAGCAGTTCCGTGCCCGCTTCCGCCGCGAGATCGACGCCGCCCGGAAAGTCGGCGAGCGGTACACCGCGCCCGTCCTGGACGCGGACCCCGACGCCGACCGGCCCTGGGTGGCCACCGGGTACGTTCCCGGGCTCTCGCTGGAGCAGATCGTGCGCCGGCACGGGCCCCTGCCCGTGGACTCCGTACACGCCCTCGCCGACGGCCTGCTGCACGCGCTGGCGGACATCCACTCGGCCGGGATCGTGCACCGCGACCTCAAGCCGTCGAACGTGATGCTGACCGTCGAGGGCACCCGCGTCATCGACTTCGGCATCTCGCGCGCCCTGGAGACCTCCGTCGAGTCCCTGCTCACCAGCACCGGCCTGGTCGTCGGCTCGCCCGGGTTCATGTCGCCCGAGCAGGTGCGCGGGCAGCGCGCCGGGGCGAAGAGCGACGTGTTCACCCTCGGCTGCGTCCTGGTGTACGCGGCCACGGGCGAGCTGCCGTTCGGGCACGGGGCCAGCAACCAGCACGCGGTGATGTTCCAGATCGTGGAGGGCGAGCCGGCCCTGGAGAAGGTGGAGGACGAGGCCCTGCGGGCGTTCATCGGCCGCTGCCTGACCAAGAGCGTCGACGAACGGCCCGGCGTGGACGAGCTGCTGGAGGATCCCGAGCGGGTCCGCCCGAAGAAGCTCGGCGGGGCCTGGCTGCCGCCCAAGGTGGTGGCGCGCCTGGCCCAGCAGGCGGCCCGGCTGCTCGACGCGGAGGCCGAGCCCGCGCGGGAGCCGGCGCCGGAGGGCGGCTCCGGGCGCACCGACCGGGCGACGCTCGACCTGCGGGCGAAGGACGGCGCTGCCGGGGCCGTTGCCGTGCCGGTAGCCGATCCGGCGACGGATCCGGTGGTCGGGCCGGCGGCCGGGGGCGCGACTTCCGGGAGCGAGCGGCAGGCCCGCCGGCGGCGTTGGACCGTGGCCGTACCGGCCGTCCTCGTGTTCACGGTCGGCGGTGGCACGGTGGCCCTGATCCAGCCGTTCGGTGGCGGTGACGCCAAGGGTCAGCAGGCTTCGCCCCCGGCCAGCACTGCGCCCGTGACCCCCGGCGGCGGCTCGCCCTCCGCGGTGGGCGGTTCGCCGGCCCCCGGTTCGCAGAGCCCCCCGGCCCCCACCGACCCCGCCCAGGCGGGCCAGGTCGGCGGAGCCGCGGACGCGGGTGGCGGCGCGGGTACGCCCGGCGGCGCCGGCACCCCGGGCGGAGCGGCCGGCGCGGGTGGCGCGGGTGCGGGAGGCGGCGCCAGCAAGGGCGGCGGGGCCGTCGCCGGGGGCTCCGGCACCGGGTCCACGCCGGGCGGCTCCGGCTCCCCGAGCGGCTCCGGTTCCCCGAGCGGGTCGGGCTCCCCGAGCGGCGGCGGATCGCCGAGCGGCGGCTCGTCCGGCGGCGACGCGGTCCCCTCGTACTTCGCCGGTACCTGGACCTACAAGGCCGACTTCAACATCGGCCAGCCGGAGACGGTGATCATCACCCGCTCCGGGGCCGTCCGGCTGATCAGCGACACCATGGGGCACTGCGAGTACATGGCCAAGGTGGTGTCGGTGGGCTCCGGCGGAAGCCGGATCAACATCAGTTCGGCGGCGCTGGACCAGTCCAAGTCCAACGGCCAGTTCTGCGGGACGCTGGACGCGTCGTTCTTCACCAAGAGCGAGCCGATCGGCATCCAGCACAACGTGGGGCCCTCGCACGGCGACGGTTACTACTACGAACGCTGA
- a CDS encoding alpha/beta hydrolase, translated as MPTWQQLRDLKLSDYTTAADGYGKVSSRADAAKGRVDNEMLSKLHETQESDASKAAVGDLSRLSRNYQYLHSECGLIRTALNGLATELAGPQKKLNQALEDAVNLKFTVNADGSVHFPAPVPLLTVPAQGATDSPRPPLLPDPNQAKAQDIADRIAGAVGDANEIDGRYAGTLRKLKAAPGLDVTDAMLTDAAQDTKDVQKATGHFLPESAIPHDKSAADNRAWWDGLTQEQRDEYSTLYPERIGALDGLPSPVRDDANRMVLAQSHAQVDIDLQNLGPEPSKMIANPSGSYPVAITNPAWRTWNDSKNRLNAQLKGMDAIQKRFDNTGKEGLPQAYLLGFDTKGNGHAIIANGNPDTAKNTAVYVPGTTSKLEGIGGDINRMTNLWNDTQGFPGSPSTSTITWLGYDAPQSIVPEAMEKHFAHEGAPKLNQFMDGLATAQGGPDASHTTVIGHSYGSTVVGDATLKGHLGADDIVVAGSPGMLVGDARDLGIGKDHVYAEAAGDDPVPLGGKIAGLGGHKWGVQTWHGIPYDAGYIETVPSDEAFGAHRMKTDTSGHSDYWNSNTQSLHNQAAVVVGRYDQVKE; from the coding sequence GTGCCCACCTGGCAGCAGCTGCGCGATCTGAAGCTCTCCGACTACACCACCGCCGCCGACGGTTACGGCAAGGTCAGCAGCCGGGCCGACGCCGCCAAGGGCCGCGTCGACAACGAGATGCTGAGCAAGCTCCACGAGACCCAGGAGAGCGACGCGTCGAAGGCGGCCGTCGGCGACCTGTCCCGGCTCAGCCGCAACTACCAGTACCTGCACTCCGAGTGCGGGCTGATCCGTACCGCGCTCAACGGACTCGCCACCGAGCTCGCCGGACCGCAGAAGAAGCTCAACCAGGCCCTGGAGGACGCCGTGAACCTCAAGTTCACGGTCAACGCCGACGGCTCGGTGCACTTCCCCGCGCCGGTCCCGCTCCTTACCGTCCCGGCCCAGGGGGCGACCGACAGCCCGAGGCCGCCCCTGCTGCCCGACCCCAACCAGGCCAAGGCCCAGGACATCGCGGACCGCATCGCGGGCGCGGTCGGCGACGCGAACGAGATCGACGGCCGGTACGCGGGCACCCTGCGCAAGCTCAAGGCCGCCCCCGGCCTGGACGTCACCGACGCGATGCTCACCGACGCGGCCCAGGACACCAAGGACGTCCAGAAAGCGACCGGGCACTTCCTGCCCGAGTCGGCCATTCCCCACGACAAGTCGGCCGCCGACAACCGCGCGTGGTGGGACGGGCTCACCCAGGAGCAGCGCGACGAGTACTCCACCCTCTATCCGGAGCGGATCGGCGCGCTCGACGGCCTGCCGTCGCCCGTCCGGGACGATGCCAACCGGATGGTCCTCGCGCAGAGCCACGCGCAGGTGGACATCGACCTGCAGAACCTGGGTCCGGAACCGTCGAAGATGATCGCCAACCCGTCCGGCTCCTACCCCGTGGCCATCACCAACCCGGCCTGGCGGACCTGGAACGACTCCAAGAACCGCCTGAACGCCCAGCTCAAGGGCATGGACGCGATCCAGAAGCGGTTCGACAACACGGGCAAGGAGGGCCTCCCGCAGGCCTACCTGCTCGGCTTCGACACCAAGGGCAACGGCCACGCGATCATCGCCAACGGCAATCCGGACACCGCCAAGAACACCGCGGTGTACGTCCCCGGCACCACCTCCAAGCTGGAGGGCATCGGCGGCGACATCAACCGCATGACCAACCTGTGGAACGACACCCAGGGGTTCCCCGGCTCGCCCAGCACCTCCACCATCACCTGGCTCGGCTACGACGCACCCCAGTCGATCGTGCCGGAGGCGATGGAGAAGCACTTCGCGCACGAGGGGGCGCCCAAGCTCAACCAGTTCATGGACGGACTGGCGACCGCGCAGGGCGGTCCGGACGCGAGCCACACCACGGTCATCGGCCACAGCTACGGCTCGACGGTGGTCGGCGACGCGACCCTCAAGGGCCATCTGGGCGCCGACGACATCGTGGTCGCGGGCAGCCCCGGCATGCTGGTCGGGGACGCGCGCGACCTCGGCATCGGCAAGGACCACGTCTACGCCGAGGCCGCGGGCGACGACCCGGTCCCGCTGGGCGGCAAGATCGCCGGCCTGGGCGGCCACAAATGGGGCGTCCAGACCTGGCACGGGATTCCGTACGATGCCGGATACATCGAGACGGTGCCCTCCGACGAGGCCTTCGGGGCGCACCGGATGAAGACCGACACCAGCGGTCACAGCGACTACTGGAACAGCAACACGCAGAGCCTGCACAACCAGGCCGCGGTCGTCGTCGGCCGGTACGACCAGGTCAAGGAGTGA